The Gilliamella apicola genome window below encodes:
- the citG gene encoding triphosphoribosyl-dephospho-CoA synthase CitG: MSDYSQQIAQLELDLNSDNNQCIPAQLATKALIKEVCLSPKPGLVDMNNSGAHRDMDFQTFVQSIKAISIWFERFYQYGKTSALQDNQQFLAGIRPIGIECEQAMYQATNQVNTHKGGIFAFGLLLGAIGRLEQLGLTINTQNICDEVSAICQGIVTNELKQNNTTSSIGEKLFKLHNLPGARGEAESGYITVRTISLPIYQTMKHNGYDEETCLLQAMLHLLAYNQDTNLVSRGGLEGLTFAQQEARKIIKQGGMTHANGLELLNQLDEKFIKRNLSPGGTADLIAITWFLSQY, translated from the coding sequence ATGAGTGATTATTCACAGCAAATAGCACAATTAGAACTTGATCTTAATAGTGATAATAATCAATGTATACCCGCACAATTAGCAACAAAAGCATTAATAAAAGAGGTTTGTTTGTCGCCAAAACCTGGATTGGTTGATATGAATAACAGTGGAGCACATCGTGATATGGACTTCCAAACTTTTGTTCAAAGTATCAAAGCAATCAGTATATGGTTCGAACGTTTTTATCAATATGGTAAAACATCGGCTTTACAGGATAACCAACAATTTTTAGCAGGAATTAGGCCGATTGGTATTGAGTGCGAGCAAGCAATGTACCAAGCGACAAATCAAGTCAATACTCACAAAGGTGGTATTTTTGCTTTTGGACTACTACTAGGTGCAATCGGCAGATTAGAGCAACTAGGCTTAACAATCAATACGCAAAATATTTGTGATGAAGTTTCTGCCATTTGCCAAGGAATAGTTACCAATGAACTAAAACAAAATAATACAACTAGTTCAATAGGTGAAAAACTTTTTAAACTTCACAATTTGCCTGGAGCCAGAGGAGAAGCAGAATCAGGCTATATAACGGTTCGTACTATCTCACTGCCTATCTATCAAACAATGAAACATAATGGTTATGATGAGGAAACATGTTTACTGCAAGCAATGTTACATCTACTTGCCTATAATCAAGATACTAATTTAGTATCTAGAGGCGGCTTAGAGGGATTGACTTTCGCTCAACAAGAGGCAAGAAAAATCATTAAACAAGGAGGAATGACTCATGCTAATGGTCTTGAACTTTTAAACCAGTTAGATGAAAAATTTATAAAACGTAACCTAAGCCCAGGTGGCACTGCCGATTTAATTGCGATTACTTGGTTTTTATCTCAATATTAA
- a CDS encoding gamma carbonic anhydrase family protein — protein sequence MIYQLGDLYPQIHEHCFIAKSADIIGNVVLEQGVSIWFNAVLRGDIAPIYIGKNSNVQDNCTVHVETDIPCIVEENVTIGHNVILHSCHIEDNVLVGMGSTILNNAKIAKNCLVGANSLVTHTIPYEEGCLIMGSPAKIIRKLTEAEIVANKHNALNYVQNGQKFSKCLSPID from the coding sequence ATGATTTACCAATTAGGGGATTTATATCCACAAATTCATGAACATTGTTTTATTGCCAAATCTGCTGATATTATTGGTAATGTAGTTTTAGAGCAAGGAGTATCGATTTGGTTTAATGCTGTTTTACGAGGAGATATTGCACCAATTTATATAGGCAAAAATAGCAATGTCCAAGATAATTGTACGGTGCATGTTGAAACTGATATACCCTGTATTGTAGAGGAAAATGTAACGATTGGACATAACGTTATTCTGCACAGTTGTCACATCGAGGATAATGTTTTAGTCGGTATGGGAAGTACTATTTTGAATAATGCGAAAATTGCTAAAAATTGTTTAGTTGGCGCGAACTCACTAGTGACACATACGATACCTTATGAAGAAGGTTGTTTAATTATGGGGTCACCAGCCAAAATTATTCGCAAACTTACTGAAGCTGAAATTGTTGCTAATAAACATAATGCTCTAAATTATGTACAAAATGGACAAAAATTTAGCAAATGCCTGTCACCAATTGATTAA
- a CDS encoding MFS transporter yields the protein MKAAKKKSYLLLCIVFFFWYAQYVYIPYQTPYLAAINLSTNFIGMVVSAYGISQLLLRLPVGLIANVKEKHKVFIVLGSFLAGFASVIRIIQPDGWGFFIGNIISGIASSTWISFMVLFLGFYPKSKKSYATSLIIMVNNMGVFLAFLSSTLLFESFGMKLICLLSCLSGFIAFILAIRLKYPERIHHQFSFQNLFKVFLDPKLLFFSFLALIQQGIQMSTTMSFTNQILSELGANSAIIGVSSIVYMLSSVLFAKVGASSWITKLSTSSWIILSFLMLALYCVLIPKLSSSYLILLLQIIPGMGTGILFSLLTFEAISDIPSYARSAAMGLFQAIYALGMTVFPIIVGYVSLLYSMTTAYFCLAIVAVLGAIFYYFYCSNRTIKS from the coding sequence ATGAAAGCAGCGAAAAAAAAATCGTATTTATTACTTTGTATTGTGTTTTTCTTTTGGTATGCACAATACGTTTATATCCCTTATCAAACACCTTATCTTGCAGCCATAAATCTTTCAACTAATTTTATTGGTATGGTTGTGAGTGCTTATGGTATTTCACAATTACTGTTACGTTTACCCGTTGGTTTAATTGCGAATGTGAAAGAAAAGCATAAAGTATTTATAGTATTGGGATCTTTTTTAGCTGGTTTTGCATCTGTTATTCGCATAATCCAACCTGATGGATGGGGATTTTTTATTGGTAATATTATTTCTGGTATTGCTAGTTCAACCTGGATCTCATTTATGGTGTTATTTTTAGGTTTTTATCCTAAATCTAAAAAAAGCTATGCAACAAGTCTTATTATTATGGTGAATAATATGGGGGTATTTTTAGCTTTTTTATCCAGTACGTTACTCTTTGAATCTTTTGGTATGAAGCTTATTTGTCTTTTAAGTTGCTTAAGTGGATTCATCGCTTTTATTTTAGCGATTAGGCTTAAATATCCTGAAAGAATTCATCATCAGTTTAGCTTTCAAAACTTATTTAAGGTTTTTTTAGATCCTAAACTGCTATTTTTTTCTTTTCTGGCCTTAATTCAGCAGGGCATACAAATGTCGACGACCATGTCTTTTACAAACCAAATACTCAGTGAACTTGGTGCTAACTCTGCTATAATTGGTGTATCTTCAATTGTATATATGCTGTCATCTGTATTGTTTGCAAAAGTTGGAGCAAGTAGCTGGATAACCAAATTAAGCACTTCATCTTGGATTATCCTCTCTTTTCTTATGCTTGCCCTTTATTGTGTTTTAATACCTAAATTATCATCAAGTTATCTCATATTATTATTGCAAATTATTCCTGGGATGGGGACAGGTATACTATTTTCACTATTAACTTTTGAAGCAATTTCTGATATTCCTTCTTATGCTCGTTCAGCCGCAATGGGTCTGTTTCAAGCTATTTATGCATTAGGTATGACGGTTTTTCCAATCATTGTTGGTTATGTTAGTCTGCTATATTCAATGACGACGGCATATTTTTGTTTAGCGATTGTAGCAGTTTTGGGGGCAATTTTTTATTACTTTTATTGCTCAAACAGAACAATAAAATCATAG